ATATTCTGGGAGAATAAGAAACTAATGGTCTACTTGAGGCATTGCTAAAGTACCTGAGTGTGTGCTTCTGTGAAAAGGTTGTGAAACAGAGGTCTACTCTTTGCTTTGGACACAGTGGTAGGAGATAAGCACTGTCCTGCCAGGGCTCACAGCCCATGCAAGGTAGTAAATTCTACCCTGTTGTTCTCCAGCATTTTTCAGAATAACTCAGCACTGGGCACCTCCCAGGAGACAGCCAAGGCTGGGCTGGTCAAAAGGCTTGAGAGCAGGCCTGACTGAGCAGGGCCCATagctgggcagggcagggctgtggggagctggaGCCTGGCCCTGCTGTGGCCTGGCTGGGCATGGGCTGGCTGTGGAGGCTAACATGTTCTTACTCCTAGCACAATATCCTTGCCTCCTTTCTGAAACACCTTTCTGTCAGGAAAACCAACATACTTTATAGCTGCCCTTGTGGGATGGCTGTCAGCCAGGCTAGGTATgccaagaaagacaaaatgaacagaaatgccTGACTTTACAAAGCATCAGATGAACTCTAGCAGGTTAGAGTGGATGCAGGCATTGCCTTCCTTAACATTTCTGCCTGCATGATGGAAGTGGTGCTTGCATCATCCCAATGGGATGTTGGCGGTGAGTCAGAGATTGGTTTGTTGGCTGGGCTGCATCAGAGGCACATAGCCCGTGACgctgcattgctgctgttgAGTGATGGTTATTTCCACCTTGGTTAATGCAATAGTGGTTTGCAATCCCACCTGTCCCAGCATGCTGCATCAGATCTTTAGGTATAGTTTAGGATTAAAAAGCTGCACTCTTACTGATAATGTTAACTGCAAACTTACAGACCAAATATTTGAAGACTGAGTGCTTAGCTTGATTTTCTATGAGATGTTGCCCCTTAAGCATTGGCTTTTCAGCAGTAGTTGTGTTATTATCAACAGTCTCACACTTCCTGCTTAACATACACACATTCTTGAGGAGTCCGAGTTCCTACCTTATCtaagttctgctgctgtgtaTGTAGAAAACGAACTAAGTATCTCCTCATTTTCTCATCTCAAgccttttctgaaggaagattTATACGGACAGTCTTTCTGATACCTTACCACTAGGACCTAAAGTACTAAGAGTGGGCATTTTGACTGCTGAAATACAAGATTCTGACTTCCACCAAGAGGAATGAAGAAAATTCTGCTTGATGCTGCAAACAGAATTTCATTgattcttccttctttgcaaACATGACATGCTCAAATAATGCCACGTGAACAAGCTATTAGGTGCAACAGAAGCAGATGAACATGTGCAGGGTTTGAAGCCGCCCAAATTATCAACCTGTTTTTTACCCTTGTTTCTCTATCTGAACATAACGTGAGCCCGGTGTGCAGCTGGAACTCACTTTTTGGCTTCAtcttaaagaaattaaaaaggaacCAATGTGCTGGAAGGCACAGGCCAGGgactgagagaaaggaaagtgTTAATAGTTTCTCAGCTTGATTCCCTGAGCTTTTATAATGAGCAGAAGTTGTTCGTCAGCTGGGTGTGACAGATCAGATCATCGCTGACAGATGTCAACACTAAGAGAGGAGATAATGGGGTTGGATAAATGAGTTGGGCCAATGCTCACACATCTACCTGGCTTCTGAATTGCCTTTATGATAAGAATGCAATTTGAATCCATCTCATTTGGGAAGATCTGAAAATTTGTATGTTCTTATTGAGGATAATACTCGTCAAATTCATAACAAATCAAAAGTAACAGGATTTCATAGCTTAAGAACATTTGCATTCTTTCCCATTCAAATGCTTGATTACCTATCACATCCGATGAAAAAATCAACTGGCTATTGAACTTAAAACTCCTTTTGTTAGAAACAGAATCAGAGACCTGCCTTCATTAGCAAAGTGCTTTGAGGCTTATCAGAAAAGGATGGTGGCAATAGAAGTACTTAGTAAGATGAGAGATCACCGAGACATCAGTCTTTTCCTTGAACTCAGATCAGTACACAGTGATTATCTTCTTTTCCAAATGGAGGGACGCAGCTGTTTTACTTATGGAGGTTAGCCTTAAAAAGCTGAGTACTGCACTCATACAAAAGTCCTTAATTCAACAATTCATGTACATCATCCTGCAAAAAAGCTGGTGAGATTTAGAGAATCTTTTAACAATAAATGCCCACTGAAATAATCAGGATGTTTAGCATATAAACACTCTAATAGCTAACCTGACTTTTCCCTACTAGAACTTTTATCTTAAAGGAATTTAACCCCTCGACACACATAATAAGCTCTTTCACATAAGGTTGCTGAAAGAATGATTTGCTTAAGAAGATTAGCTCTTTTAGTGTTCAATAGTAGTACTGACAAATGAGCCTAAAATGATTATAGACGAACCTTCTGATCTTTTGATTGTAAATAGAATGCCTTCAGTCGACGATGTTTTAATCTGACTTTTCTCATCTTTCCGAATCAAGGATCGACTTTTAATGCTGCGTATTCAAATCTTGTTTGTGATGAGGCGGTTTTCAAGGCTGTTTTAAGCTACGTGGAAGAAGACCCCAGTAGTTTATACGGAATTTCAATgccaatttttttcttctggttgtGGTAACTGCATGCAGCATCTTGTCTGCACTTTACCACATCGGTGTTGACAACTCTTTTCAAGCAGCGCTGTAGCAAAGTGATCTGGGTTACAAATAATTTTACAGAAGAATGGTATTTTTAAGTGCAGGTGGAAGACAGAAGAGgagatactgaaaagcaaagacagaaacaaagctgtCTTGGCTGGTTTGTGGCAGGGAAATAGATTTTTCAGTCAGTTTGGCTGCATACCATAAAACTGAGGTGTAAAGTAAGTACTGTAATAGAGCAAGCATTCTAAGTTGCCTCCACTGGCTCTGCTGCTATTGTTTGCATGACGATCTATTTTCCCATACTAAAGCTAAGCCAAATTTTGAATGACTTAACACAGACTTACAGAATAATCCTCTTATTTAAAGCAGTGAAATGTCCGGATCTGTCACTGCTACACAATTTTATGCAAGCTTTGGGATCATGGGAGTTGTATTTCTATAAAAGTTGCATAAATTAATGGTCTATCAACCTTTGGAGATTTATCTTGCTTCACTGTTCCAATAACTGAATGACTGGTGCCAGAAACAAAATTCAATTCATGATATCAGTTCTCTCAGTAAAAATGGGTAGagttttccattttacttttaAGTCATACCGCCATCTACAGCTTGAAGAGACACAGCACTCTGCTTAAAATAGCGGGTGCCTCACTGTCcttatatagaaaaaaaaagcatttccttatAACCAGGCTGAACCTCTCATTTCAGTTTATGCCCTTTGTCTCCTCCTACCAAGCAACACTGTGAAGCCAGGTGCCATATTCTTGCTAACCTCCCTACAAGTAGTGGGAACTGCTGCTGGTTCCCCAGCTCCACCCCATACCTGTCTTCTCTTGAGGCTGAtgaagcccagctccttcagcctgtcctccaAGGACAAGTGCTCAGTCCCCAGCTAGTTTGGGAGTTCTTCATTAAACccatttttcttgtgctggggatAAAATTTGAACATAGGAATTAAATGTGATCTAACACACAGAAAAACTAGAACTTTCCTTTGATCTACTGACTCTGTCCTTGCTAACAGAGTTCAGGAGATTGCTGGAGGCCTTTGCTGCCAGGGCACATGGCTGACCCACACTCAGCTGTCCACTGCTATTCCCATATAGCTGCTGCACttcagcctgggctgctgcaggagttCTTTCTTCCCAAGGATAACACCGTGCATTTCTCCTCTTTAACTCTTGTAAGGTTCCTGTTGGTCCATTCCTCCAGCATGTCTGTCCCCCTGAAAGACAGATTCTCACAGTATTTCCCTTTGTTCCTTTATGTTGGTGTGATCTACAAACTTGTTGAGGGTGAACTCCATGCCCCCTTCCAGGTCACTGACAAAGTCACTAAATAGCACAGAGCCCAGGAAAGACCCCCAGGGTATTCACTCCAATTAGGACATGATCCATTAACCACTACTCTTCTAACCCCTCCAACCACTTTTTTATTTCATCCCATTTATAAACCCATCTAGAAAACACCTCTTAACTTTGCTACAAGAATAGCCTGGAAACGTCAAAGTAACATGCAttctttgttcttcctttgtcCACAGATGCACTCATTTTATCACagttaacttttaaaatatacaaaataatatgaaagttttttggtttttttcccagAGGTAGTTCCATTAAAAATTCCTTGTCACCAAAAGATTTTACAGCGATAGGAATAGAAGCTGCACCCTGTAAACAATAAAATCAGTGTTTGGTTTTTACTGCGAACCCTTTTGCAATTATATTAATTCCACACCTCATCTTACTGCATAAGCGCTATTTAGAGTTACATACAACTTAGTCCTGGAGTCATCAGCATTAATTTATACTGTAGTATTCATCAAATGACTGACAATGTGCCAGGTAACCTGTTAGTCTTGGTTCAGGACTTCTACCCTTAACACTCGGTATGAgaatgcaatgaaaacaaaacaaatgcagtggATTTCAGTACAGCAGCTTTTTGGTTAGACACCTGTAGGCTACAGCTTGTGACATAATTGCTACCCCGTGTCCCTGAACATTTAATATAAAccagctttaaaaaaatgactgtgaaataaaagATATGTCTGTATCTGTACGATACATCCTGCAAACATGTTTCCAGGACATAACTGCAAAGCTGGATGTCTGTGCAAGTGTGAAATTCACgcctgcagcccacagctgtTTAACCTGTCTGACACGACACatagctttgcatttttcacTCCAGAATTGCATTTAGGGTTTGGAATGTTTCTGGAGCTGGGATTGTGGTGGTTTTCTTACTTGGCCAGTATGAATCTCAGTCTATTAATTTTTGCTGTTCCTGGTTTGAAATTGCgatttcccctctttttctattttacaaCAAATATCACCATCAGTATAATATTCGTACAGTCTTTCATTAACTGAAGCCTTAAAAGtcacatttcattatttctctgaGACAGACTGTTGCATAGCATGAAGGATCAAGGTCAAACGATATATGAAGAGATACTTCTGACTCATTCAGATGGTTGTGTTCAATTTTGCTTCCTTCTTCACTGCCTTCcaaaaaataggaaagattCCGAACGTTTTTCAAGATGTGTCTGTAGCATCCAGGTATATTCAGTTGCAACGAAGGCACTCGGAACTTGCACATCTGCAGCTCATCCTTAGAAAGTCTTTCACGGTACCACTGCCCAACTTTATTACTTGGGTACTTGATACTGTGGCCCACCATTGGAAGAACaaccttcaaaataaataaatcaataaataaagcTCAGTGATTTCCCTTTAACGGAATATGATTACAATTTTAAATGCGTTTGGGGCCTGAAATAGTTAAAAGGCAGCTACTTTTTCTAACAACAACCTGCAATGCAGGTATCTTGGATGTAAtctaaaggaaaagcagaacaaaataatgaatatgCCATGGTGGAATGCATGAATATGAATAATGAATATGTCATAAACTGAATCAGAAGTACACTAACACGAATTACCTTGTTTGCTGGGAATGGTACAGCAATGAAGACATTAAGTTGCATATGAAGGACTTCATGATGCTCTGAACCCTCAAGAAATTATGCCAGTGActtttgaacattttttccCAGAAACAGACTAAAAATTTCAAAGTGTTTACATCCAACATCAAGAAAAGTACTACCATGCTGCAAATGACATGGCACTAATTGCCACTGCAAAGTAAAtattcttcccttctgtttgctttgagagCGCAGGTCAGCTCACaagtattttcttcagtatgCATTCTGGTAGGAACTGAGACTGCACCAGTTAACTTTATCatattatattaaatattttaatcaaaTATAAATCAATAACACCAAATTTTTCATGCAGACTTACTTGATGCATAGAGTACTTGTTAGCTGACTCTTCCAGAGCAGTGACAATATGAACCTGACAATAAATTTAAAGAGAtggtaagaaaaacaaacttcctTGAAATAttggaggtactggagcaggtccagagaagggcaatgaggcttgtgaagggcttggaaaatcagccctatgaggagaggctgagggagctggggctgtttagtttggggaaaaggaggctgaagggagacctgattgctctcttccggtgtctgaaaggtgcttacagtgagagtggggcaagtctcttctcactggtgacaggacgaggggaaatggcctcaggttgcgccaaggtaagtttagattggacgttaggaaacacttccttacagaaagggtagttaaacactggaataggctccccagggaggtggttgaatcaccgtccctggatgtgtttaagagccgtttggatgtggtgctcagagatatgatttagcagagggttgttagagttagggtactatggttagactGAGGTTGGACTTATCtttgaggttttttccaacctgggtaattctatgattctatgatacagaTTATTATAGGAGTCACACACTGAATTCCCCAAATTTTCAAGGATTCTATGCTATTTGACTACTCTAAGGGCAAATAATCTATTTCAATCTGAAATATTAGAGATGCTTAATATAAAGCGAGCTAGAATTTTGTGTTTAcatcatcaaaagaaaaaaaaaaaaaagaaagaaagaactggaaTGTATTACATTAAATAGGAATACATATTAAACTCCTTAACTTAGTACTAGATTTGGCAGCTCTGTTTTTCATATGATTTGATCTTAGTTTATTAACATCTTTTCCCAAAAATATTAttgaagaaaaatcacaatGGAAACAGTTACTCTTCTCAGGGACTGGAAATCGTTCAGTAACCTTTGAAGTACTCCTGTTTCAGATCTATAAGAATATCTACTCAAGAAATGAGATACATTATACCTAAGCACAActccatttattttccagtaaaacactgcaaaattcTATGTTTTACCTGGTGATCAGGAGAAAGTTAAatgctttcacagaaagaatggTAAGGTCTAACCTAGAGAGCAAGACACAGATCTACACTAACTGATAAcagtagcaacaggatgaggggaaatggttttaaactggaagagggtagattcagactagatattaggaagacatTATTTACTGTGtgggtggtgagatgctggaacaagttgcccagggaggctgtgattTACTGCCTCCCTcgaagcactcaaggccaggctggacagggccTGTGAGCAacatggtctagtgggaggtgtccctgcctatagcagggggttggaatgaggTGATCTTAAAGGGCCCTtataacccaaaccattctaggattctgtgagTATAGGTTCACCCTGAAGGTTTTCCCCAGTGAGGTCCTAAGAAGTGCATCAGACACCATGCATGTGTTCTTACATGAACTTTGCCATTCTGTTTGTCCTCCTccactgaataaaataaatcatcaaAACAGTTAAAAGCTGTTAAAATACATCTAgcatatcatagtatcatagtattgtgcgagttggaagggaccttagagatcatctaaGAGAGCATATGTATCTACTTCTGGTAAATCAAACTGAAatgctcacttttttttttaacctttgtcACTAAGTATTTAAATGGacaaatcaaaatgaaagcacTTGATTACTGCCTGACAAATTAATGTATTCAAGTACATTAAGCAAATTTTCTTTACAAGAAATATCTTGTAAAAACTCACCTTGTCACTCAGGGAAAGgctttcatcattttcttctgagaagacCAGATCACCTTCAACGACTCTGGAACCATAAGTCTTCAGCCTATATGATGTTGCTTCATTCCATATTTGACTGCAATAAGCATGGACGTAGAATATTCGCATTGAATGAGGAATACTGAGCCATCCTTTAGTACAGCCTTCCTGATTTACACCATAGCGATGTAAAGCACGTAACAGCATCCTCTCTCTCACTTTAAATTCTGGCAGCATCGTGAGTGCCCCCTTTGCATCTTCTGagataaacaaaaataaccacGTAAGTTATCAGTGATTTTTCTAATGCTTCCTGTcggagaaagaaaaacatgcttaAACAGATTAAACAGGTCAGAAAAAAACTGATGACAGTCTAACCTCTTTATGCTGATTTTCAGGTCTGAGCCTCTACCATgctaaaattatatttaatcaTACTTGTACTATGTTatgtaaatgtttaattttttacattttacctatttttcctacttaattttccttctgaaaagtgATTATCTGAAGGAACCATTGCACAGCCTTTTACCTTTTGCTTTTAGGAAAAGGCATGCTGCTGTTTACAGAGTCAGCCCTGTAGAGTCAGTGCACCGCATAGCAATGTACCTTATCTGTGCAATGAAAAGTATCTGTGTCATTTGAAGCTatgcactgcagctgttctATCCATGTACAATGATATGCAGGCTAACTTGAGGAAGATTTCAAAAGATCAAGCATCTGAAGTTAAGAGCAACTCAAAATTTCTAGTTCTGGAGGGAAAGTGAAGTTGAATGATAGCAACAATGAATGTGACAAAGAGCATTTTATTTAGAACACTGTGTCTTTGGTATATTTTGTTGAATTTggatcagaaaacaaagactgtGGATCATGGGAAAGCATGGAAGAAGATACGTAATTAAAAAGACATAAAAGCCTGACCCAAAGATGCAAAAAACGAGATACAAGATTAatatagaaaataatgaaaattagaTGCCCAACTATGTCAAGTGCTGAGTGTAAGTTACGTGCCTCATTCTCCACACTTCCTTTTaaattagagaggaaaaaaatatatttcaaaagtaAACAGACTGAAGCAGGCCAAAATTGCCTCAAAAAAATGGCTGTCATCTTTTCCAGCATTACACTGCtataaaacattgttttctgcaCTGTCTTGCAATTGAAATACAGTGGTATTCCACTATTTTGCACATCTAAGGCCTGACTTTGATCTCATTTTCAAAAATTGGATATGAAATTCTAATGAATTCCTTGGAATAAGTTATTAGCGGTAGGGAGGCAGCAAGATAAGAGGCATCATCCTGTGTGGCAACACTTTATTCACTCACAGTACCTACAATGAATAGATTTAAGAGGCCTTACCAGTTTGAAGGAAGTATCTTTTGGCGTTATTTACAGGGTCATCGGTATCTTCAGGTGTGAAGAATAATTTCACAGCTTTCacctttaaaaaacataatttgTGTTTATTGCATTTAATAATAACCATTTCTCAACGAAACAGACAACAATGCATGCAAATATGTACCATCGTTTTATAGCAAGCTGGAagattccttcctcttctttccctccagCATGTTTCATGTAAGGCAGACACAGCACTTCCCATAGTCTCACATAGAGAGGCAAccactgtttgcttttatacCAATCTGACACTGTAACTGAGAAAGCATTAAGCTAATCCCCACtacttgcaacaccagaggagAATCAATTTGCTGACACAAAGATCAACCTGTGACTATCTctgtttatctgttttattaacattttattcTGGTCTTCCTCTGTACTGGACTGTGCAAGCACATATTAgtacatttttaatacaaatagtAGTTTCTGCATGTTTTAAATTCAAAAGTAACTGAGTTAAGACTAGATACTTCTATATCATGACTCTGCAGGGATCGATACATGGTGTGAACTGATATTAACAGGTAAAATGTCAGATTCCCCATCTATCTGAATGATAAGTTTACCTGACTTCTCAGAATCAAAACAAGATTAGCAGAGGAGGATACTCAAGTATTCACTTGACTTTTAAGAGTCTGATTCTGTTTTAAACCTGGTCCAAACACTATGCTACATACACTGAAAAGTATATGACTCTCATCTTACCAATTATTACTTAAGAAGTAAGGTCTCCTTAGCTTACATGGGAGCGTTTACTCAGAACTAAGATTTTGGAAAAGTAGCCAAGGAATTATGAAAAGGAGAAATCTCTGCTATACAGCAAATAAATTAACATGGTAATGAAAAAGCAAATCCTTCTGTATGGTCCTATGCAGTATCTTGCCACATTTGTAAGAGTATAGACCTCTAGCAGGATAAAGAGTTTATAGGCTAGGAGGTAATAATGACCTCAGATAAGCACTGTATaaatacagctttgttttaGTGTTCAACCTTTGTAAGAATGCAACCACTTCTTAAGAAGAGGCATGATGACAATCGCATTACAGACAGAAGAATCAATTCCTGAACAGCTTACAGCTACACCTGCTGATTAAAACAGATCTTTCTAATTCAGAATGAAGGTCTTCATGCTTGTGTTGTCAAAACTGATTTGGCAATTACCTCCAGCATACATACGGGTTCATCTCACAGATGAAATTGCTCACTGGGAAGGTCAGCACTGAGCACCAGATATGGCAACTATAACATGAAATGAACTTGACAGTAAGTACTTAAATCATACaatgaaaataccattttttcaTTCAGTAGAGCCAATCCTATTTGATCTGTCTGAACATTTTGTCCTTGTCCGAATCGCTGAGGTCCGTAATAATTCACAAAACCTTTTGCCTAGAATTAGAAAGAATGAATATGgtaaaaacatcaaaatattgGGTACAATTAGTGAGAATGAGCATGCAACATGAAAActcctgtattttttccttataataCTCATCTTCTTTCTCACGAGACTGTTTGCGTGATTATTAACACAGTAAAGAGCAAGAGTAAACATTTCTGCTAACCAGGATTTTAAATCTCCCGATGAGGGGCAGGTCACACGAGGGCAGTAAAATCACAGCCACGTGAGCTCTAcccttttcttaaataaataaataaatactcatGAAGCAGAAAGTCAATTCAAATGATATAACCTTGTTTTGGTTTCTCCTGGGACCAACATGCAAGTTTGTTTCCATGGAGGATGAAAAAATCCTTATTTGGGATCAATACAGATGCTGTTTCTGTCATTCATCATCTGCCCAATAGGTTAACTAAGAAAGCAGGACACACAACCAAAGgaatttctgttcattttcccAAACAGCagaacttaaaaaacaaaacagtgagatGTAGCAGACAGCAGAACATTAAAGAACCACTTggttgtgttcttttttccagtAGTAAAATTAATTGCCAAATTTTTCTACATTACCTatcctttattttgtttttgcacaCTGGATAGTTTTCATTGAAGTCTTTATTTCAGGATTAATCATCTTAATCTGCACAGTAGTTATTGCTTAGCAATTAAGGTTAAGAAAATTGCTACCATAAAAAACACCTAAACTTTTTACCCTTTCACGGCTTTCTTCTATATTTCTCAGTGATTTAAGAATGATGATGAGGTTTTCTTCAGGGTGGGTCTGCAGTCAAAATCCACTGAATTTCAGAGAatcttctttgtcttctacagACATTTCACATGTATTTATGTCATGGaagtatacatatttttttcccccaagccAATCATGTATTTTGTTCACGTGACAAAAAAGGCAAGCAGCTGACATGCATATTTTTTCACTGTAGAACACAGCACTTTGGTTGGCCTTAGATCTGTGCCCTGATAGCCCCTGTATCAATACTCATTTACTACCAAACACCCCCATCTGTCTTTCTGCATCATGTTAGGGACTAAGATCTGTAACACAGAATGAATGCACATGTGGTCACCTTCCAGGAGGCAGCTTTGCTCCCAGTTCCTTGAGTAATACAAGAAACCcataaaatagcaaaaaaaaagtgtcacAAAGAGGGAAATATTGCTATTATTCTGCCATTACAACCCAGCTCTTTATTGGCAGCCAAGTGGCTTTTTACCTCAATATTTTCCATTGCTTCagatattctttctttcagatctACTGGAGAATCATGACTGTGGTGTCTGAGATCTCTCACAACTATATCAAAGTGATTGCCTTTCAGCTGACCAAGTCTAAGATGCTGGTGTGCTGAATGTATGTTGTGTATTCTCATgccctttttttccagtttgctttCAATCTCTTTCAACCTGCATAAATAATTGGGAGAAAATATGAGCCGCCTGCAATTAAAACTATACAACTTATAGTACAATGTCTCCTTTACATTTGCACTAGaattaaaatgatttaataGAACTCAAAAGAGATTTAAAGCAGAGAAAGTAAACTCAAATGTACAGATAGTCTAAGAATTTAGCTGTAGCCCATAAATATCACCAGACTATTTGCTTCAGTTGCATTTATGTTTTGTAGCTTGACAGGTATGGGAATTAAGCAATTCACCAAGCATTCTCAAGGCACCCAAACTGaagtttatattttttattgaaTAAAGAAGTTAAAAGCCCTAGAAATTTGCTTTTCAATGAAAAAAGAGCAGGA
The sequence above is a segment of the Excalfactoria chinensis isolate bCotChi1 chromosome 1, bCotChi1.hap2, whole genome shotgun sequence genome. Coding sequences within it:
- the PUS7L gene encoding pseudouridylate synthase PUS7L, whose translation is MLLSFSYVTDHIGFRGTIKKTPADFVVRELELPQRPAAPRPFSPPQPDAPAEGQPAASATGSAGAGSTVRPAGCDRVTQPELSRCAGGLKSGPEAAALLDSLLGKPASERLTKFARDLKEAWDSEGGCDAGAGEFSLGAVVDKGDRADLHGAIRQRFPFLVTVTKDNEMVVKGNPDYRELRQLVTEKETSDFFKFLDAKLENSTFSFEPDGNKEHRKVVHHFINKKFGKILETKSFTVADVTHKPNMSIMVRFRGKNCSRKRPADGFQVKQDLYTAFTLQKENLETLEAISFLAAELGVLPSDFSYTGIKDKKAITYQLMVVKKVTPERLKEIESKLEKKGMRIHNIHSAHQHLRLGQLKGNHFDIVVRDLRHHSHDSPVDLKERISEAMENIEAKGFVNYYGPQRFGQGQNVQTDQIGLALLNEKMVKAVKLFFTPEDTDDPVNNAKRYFLQTEDAKGALTMLPEFKVRERMLLRALHRYGVNQEGCTKGWLSIPHSMRIFYVHAYCSQIWNEATSYRLKTYGSRVVEGDLVFSEENDESLSLSDKVHIVTALEESANKYSMHQVVLPMVGHSIKYPSNKVGQWYRERLSKDELQMCKFRVPSLQLNIPGCYRHILKNVRNLSYFLEGSEEGSKIEHNHLNESEVSLHISFDLDPSCYATVCLREIMKCDF